The Macaca fascicularis isolate 582-1 chromosome 1, T2T-MFA8v1.1 genome includes a window with the following:
- the LOC102123072 gene encoding large ribosomal subunit protein eL39 — MSSHKTFRIKRFLAKKQKQNRPIPQWIRMKTGNKIRYNSKRRHWRRTKLGL, encoded by the coding sequence ATGTCTTCTCACAAGACTTTCAGGATTAAGCGATTCCTggccaagaaacaaaagcaaaatcgtCCCATTCCCCAGTGGATtcggatgaaaactggaaataaaataagGTACAACTCCAAAAGGAGACATTGGAGAAGAACCAAGCTGGGTCTATAA